AATGAAACCACGAAAAGCCTTTCAAGGTATATGCTAATACTAGAAAAAATTCCCTATCAGGCTGGATCAAACTGAAATCACACAGAAAGCGCATTTCTATTTTGGCGTGAAATAATCAAACTCTGAAGAATACTCATAAGACAGAGTACCACATTATTGGGAAATGATTTCAGAAGAAACAATAGCATAAGTATTAAACTGCTTCGAAACAAGACATCATGAACTACTTACCACTCATCCTGTAAATAGACAGCATGCTCCTCTCCACATTGCTCATCCAGTAACCGAAGAACCTTAAAATCAATGGTACATCTTTATTATCATAAGTAATCATAGAACAGATTATTCAAATTTGACGATTTTTCCTACTAGAAACCTTATGAGCATCAGATGAGTCAGCAAGTCCACAGTCAGATACCTGTagcagaaaaaacaaaaaagttgcaGAATAACCAATCTTGAAGAAACTCTCTGTTCTTTCAACAAAGAGATGCTAAAGTAGTAAACCATACCTCCAATACAAGgaaattacaataggaagATTTCCGATGCAATTTGACATGCATATCATCACCTTTTCTATCTTTAACTTGAAATGGAGATTCCTCCACATCATTAGATACTGAATCTTCGACAGAAATAACATCTTCCACTTGATCTAACAGTTCAAGCAATGCCTAAAAGAATAGTcaaaaaccaaagagaaaaaattaaatttgcaCCAGACCATGAGAAGATATAATTGACTCGTGCCTGCCACACAGCTCAGAAAAACCAGGCAGACTTGCAACTTTGAAAAATAACTGATTAATTGTTTTTTGAAGTATGACTCATGAGATAACCTATTAATTAAATCAGGAGAAAGAATATATATCATAAATATTGATTGATCTGAGAGCAACATGGTCCAGAATTTGGTCTCAAATAGATAATTTTTACATTCAAACCTTTTTATGCTGCCTTAACCCCGGCTGATCAGAACCTTCATTACATGCAACACCATTCGTAAGCTGCATTTCAGTTAAAGCACAATTAGAGAAAGATCATTCCACGACCTCTACTTAGCAGCTCCAAAGACAGAAAAGGGGTATAGAAATAGTATAGATATATTTTGAATCAAATAAAGAACAGaggaaaattaatttagaacATGACtgatgcaaacaaaacaaagtatCAGATGCAgaagataaatatttttctgttctttttgttgttttctctTGGGCCCTGATCAAACCCCAGTCTAAGAGAATGTTCCCTTTCTCGTTTTCTCCATTTCCATGAATTGCAAAGTACAAACAAAgccataaataattaaatatgttCACTGTGAAGTCATAATTACCTTATCATGGCAGTACGATAGAGAAGGTGGTGTTCGGAATGGACTCTGCCTACTAGCTCTTCCAGAGATAGTCATATCGCTCACATTTCCGTTACTATCCATATCCTGATCTGGGTTAACCCTCTTTACGCCAACCTTATTCAGGGATACCAAAGATCTTTCAGAAGTATTCAGTGTCTGTGAAGGAAGCCACTTCTCAACCTTTCCATCTTTAACTGGAGAAGTCTGTACATTTCATCATTGGTTAATCATCTGATAATAAAaccattaaaagaaaaagaaattaaaaaataaacatgccTTCTTTTGCGAGCATTGGTTAATGGTGAAAGATTTAAGCCTTGAAGAGTCCGCCAGCACTCTAATAATCTCCGGCATGCGCTTTGAAACAGCTTGGAGTCTTTCATTTACCGGAGATATCCTCCATGTCACCTCATCACCTCCATCATCCTGGCTCTGCTTTATCAACTATCACCATGTTGACATTCCcaaaatcaaattataaaaggaaagaaaagttcGTTGAAATTAAAACACCAAATGTCTTCCCAGGCAtataaatatcataaaatTAGCATTTATTAGGCGTTCACACgtaaaacaaacaacaaattgaGGTTAATTCCAGTAATACTATCAGTAAAACTCAAGCATTTCCATCAATGGTAGCATAAAGCTAtggaatatgaaaactatatCATAAAACGTTGAAGCTAAAATTTTACCATTCCTGGCGAGAACTTGAAGCGCTTAAAAGATTTGGACTTTGAAATCTCCGGCGAGGCCTCATCTTCCATATTCTCCTCCTCACCAACAACTCCGACTGCCCTCAAATTCTCTGGAGGCGTATTGTGCGACATACTATTGTTACTACTTGACAGCAAATTCGACCGAATCTCATGACTTCCCAAAGCTAAAACGGCATTACCCGTATCAATCTGCGCAGGGTTTTGGATCTCCGGAACCGATTGTGCCGGAGCAACGGTGGAAGAGGCGGGAGCTGGGAGGGGTTTAGGGTTCTGCTGAGAAGCAGAAACTGCTGATATTTTGGGGTTCTGAGAGTTCTGGGTGTGGCGCTCGAAGAAATGCTGGATGCCGAACTTGGACGGCTGAGGCTGAACTTTCGAGTTGGATTTCTTAGCAGACGTCgtggaagaagaaagggatTTCTTTCTTGGAGGCATTAGAGTAATGGTGTGGTAGCTTCCAGTTTCTGGTCTGCTGGTTCAaattgagggagagagagagattggaaTTTGGGGGTTTCGGTGCTTATAAGCTGATTTGTGATTTTCCCGCCCAAATGAAGCATACGGctccaaaaggaaaaagtataaaatgggtggagttgggtTACGGGTGAAGATGAACTGACCCGGCTCAATGGGCTTACGGGTTAGAGCCTGTAATTTATGTCATCACATTGAAAAGTCTATAATGAGCTGTTTAGAGTAAAGAGCTTATTTGAGGAGTATTTTTAGTTTAACTACTCTCACCGTCCTTCTTAAATGTTGACACATGTCCATGGGTTTAACTATagttaattctttattttttttatttatttaatgatattattatgagagagaaataatattttaataaaatttttcCTGATTTACCCTTATTCTAATCTAGCaaactttcatttttctaaattaattactCATGAAGCTAACAAcaacccaaataaataattggcaaTTGGCTTCACGTGCTTTAATCTGAATTTCACTGGCTTTAATATGAATTGCACCTAACTACTTTTATCCACGCTACTTTTATCCGAATTGAAGACTTAACAACTCCAAGAGTTACACTGCTCTTCAATTGCAGGCTTTCTCCATTTGTTCAAGTGAAAGATAGGTAACATCTATGctactttttctttatcttttttttagtacTCTGTAttgctttattattttttatactttcgtGATTGCTCTGCATTATTTAGTTTTTTGagcatcaaaccaaattcgaATTTAACAATTCacgtcctttttttaaaatctgaataaattttcataaaaaccaaaaacaacaaGCAATATCGGCTGTGAagattaagttttttttgttaagaTTGAGATGCCAACAGTTTCATGGGAAGTGGAAGACCAATATTGGCTGTGAAgattaagtttttttattataaattcttTATGGATGTAGCATTCATtgaatattcaattttttttgtttgttaatcATTGATTATCAAGTAATATGATACATATACTGCTAGTGTCCTCATGGACCATGAAGAGGATGAATTTCATGCTACATATTCCAATGATGGTAAAGAACCTGTTCATTGTATACACTTAGATTATGATTCTGAAagtcttgatctcttggaTCATAATGAGCAAATTGAAGAGCTCACAACAAAATATGGTGATGTTCCAATACATGGCATGAGTTTTGATAATGAACAAGAGGCATATCAATATTACAATTCATATGCTAGAGGTGTTGGATTTAGTGTGAGAAAACTTAGAGTAAATAAGGACAAGAATGGTGTAATACATAAAAGAGAATTTTGTTCAAGGGATCCCAAATCACCCACTTGGATACCAAGCTATACATCCAATGTTGTCCAATTACTCACTTATACATCCATAGGTTTGTTATCTTAATTTATTCAATTCACTACACATATagttttctatatttttgttttgttttaagttttattagtattatttttaattgtttgattAATTTACAGGAAAACATTCAACTAAGACCTGAAGGACCAGCTTATCAACTGGGTTTTTCACTTCTATCAACATCTTAGTCCAAGTTTTTGCAGTGTAGAAAAGATAGTAAGAATGACATGAATGTTCTTTTTCGTCTGTCCAATGCTGCATAACATAACTACCtctataattttctttggagtattttattttaagaaaacctTTCAGacctaatataaaattatcatAATTTGCCGTTGAAACTATGTTTTATGGTGTTATTCAAATTTGTTATagcaaaattataatattgtactgatttgattttgataacTTATAACTTGTGTAGAAACTGTTGTTATGGCTGATGTTGTGaaacgaaaaaacaaaaatcaaataaatgaaTTATGGAAAACACTATATTTCACTTGGTATCTCATAGTAGAAGTTCATGGGTTTATATATGATGACCGGaagttttcctctctttttttgggttccatcagttttttttttttggttaagtgATCAAAGTATTTGATTTAGTTAGATTCAATTCGGATTAAAGTCTCGTATTAATCACAGGATTAAAGCCTCTTATTAATCACAAGATTAAAGCCTTTTATTAATCACAATATTAAAGCCTCTTATTAATCACATTAAGACCTCTTAATTTTCcctttgatttgttttcttggaTTATAAAGGAGGAGTTACGTcttccctttattttttattttttttgtcaaagtgTTCAACTGTCGAATGAATCAAAGGGAGGAAGCCTGCGTAAGCCTGTGAATTCAGATTCATATTAAAGCACATGAATAAAGCCAATTGCGAATTAAATTGCCTTACCAATTATTTATTCGGATTGTTATTAACTTCATGGGTAATTAATTTACAAAAGTGGAAAGTTTGCTAGGTTAGAATAAGGgtaaattaggaaaaattgtttctctctcataataatATCAtcagataaataaaaaataaagaattaattATAGTTAAACCTATGGACATGTGTCAACTTTTGGAAAGGGTGGTGAGGGTACACCTTGGGTTAAAGTGGAACAAAAATGCTCCCACTTATTTGAGGGTTCAATCCTACCATCAACAAATGTGAGGAAATTAATGGATTTAAACCTTTTAAATGGTCTAATGGTGGGATTGAACCCTTCAAATAAGCTCATCACTCTAAACTCCTCATCTGCACTAAATCTCACTTTCTCCCTTGAATTTGCAACTACTGAACGTGCCCCTATACTTTTGTTATCAGGTTCAGGCTCTCCTGTCAAAGTGCAACTAACTGAATTGACGAAATACGGGAACACGGGACATGCAACAAAAGCCTAAGAAGCCACATTGAGTCGATTGTGAATTAAGAGGAAGTGAGATTTAACGCAAAACATAAGGGGCAAATCAACAAATAAGCTACTTATTAAACATTACGGTTGGGCATAGTCTGATTCAGCTTGTTTTATCTCCAAAATCGAAAATCGAACTAAATTGCATAACAAAAAATCGAACACTAGGGGTTGAACCTGTATTTTTCAAACGGGCAAAAGAGAAGCATGATTGGAGCTCAATTTTTCTGATTATTGTTGCAAGTTAGCATCCTAGGTTGTATATGATGGATTCTTGTATAGGACTTACAAAATATGGAGAACCAAAGTGATCCaacccaaaatttaatttttcgaTTTGGTTCAGTTTAGTTCGTCTATAATGAACTTTGGACACctgcaatttttatttttatttttgtagtaATAATGCTTACATCAACTTCAATCACATTTCTATTAACGTTCGCTCATGagataaagagaaatatgaaataaatgaACGTTGTAAAATCCAATGAGAATAAACCAAATCACGAGCAGAGGTGGCAATTTGTGTTAATGAGTTGTGCTAAGTGGCCAGTTAGTTACTGCAATGCCAGCTTGCTCCGGATTTCTTTTATGCcaaagatgaaaagaaaataaaggacatatctgaaaatattatatcaGTTTCTTAGCAAAATCAAGTATTCTTTTGATTAGGACACATGGAATAATATTATGCAGATGACAattaacatatattttaaCACTATCTTATGCTGAAAACGGGTTCTGCATCAGCAGTTGGTTGTGTTCTTCTAGTGTATTTGAGAAGCAAACCTTCGGCAGAAAGACCCGGCACTCTCAAGTCACTGAGAAGTAGATGCAGGCAAGGAAGAAGTACATTACTTTTGAGTAAAATCTAAGAAACAATAATGCAGgacaagagaaaaataaaaaggatgaTCACAAGAATATATAAACTAACCTGATATAGGGATGTAGATCCTTCCACTCCCATTTTGGACGCTCTTTAAAGAGGACGGAGAATCGCTCTGCAGGGTTGTAAGGTAGAGATGATACACTGAAGGCTCGAATCCATGTCTCGGCGCCAAGCTTCTCTATCAAAACTTCACCTTCCAACATGTCTAAACTTGCAGGCATCCCTTCGGGAACCTTACGTGCCCAGTCCTCCATGAACCTCTCCATCTTCCTATTCCCGTCTCTCAAGATGTCTCTTGCAAAATGCACACATACCTTCCTCTCATCCAACTTCCATATACTACTTGTGCTCACACCCTCAATCACCTTGCTACCATAAACATGCAAGCAGTGGTTTGCAAGTTTGTGGGGAAAGCCATCTGATTCCAATGCATTGACAACATCGTCTT
Above is a window of Prunus persica cultivar Lovell chromosome G2, Prunus_persica_NCBIv2, whole genome shotgun sequence DNA encoding:
- the LOC109947379 gene encoding uncharacterized protein LOC109947379; this encodes MPPRKKSLSSSTTSAKKSNSKVQPQPSKFGIQHFFERHTQNSQNPKISAVSASQQNPKPLPAPASSTVAPAQSVPEIQNPAQIDTGNAVLALGSHEIRSNLLSSSNNSMSHNTPPENLRAVGVVGEEENMEDEASPEISKSKSFKRFKFSPGMLIKQSQDDGGDEVTWRISPVNERLQAVSKRMPEIIRVLADSSRLKSFTINQCSQKKMINQ